The following coding sequences are from one Phycisphaeraceae bacterium window:
- the mutM gene encoding bifunctional DNA-formamidopyrimidine glycosylase/DNA-(apurinic or apyrimidinic site) lyase gives MPELPEVEQTRRSLEPHLLGRTIAAAELLRRDMLILPNDPAGGNARHRRTGRAARAAPEHLLESATISQMRRRGKQLAIVAADGRVLVVQLGMSGQFFVLPRGEAPTATHIHARWAIAGRSRNPAPHRILVFRDPRRFGGLRFFPTTAALDAHWESLGPDALSISASDLAGALSRASRPTKAALLDQGLIAGVGNIYADEALFRSGIHPLARASRLRAPRIDALAEAIRAVLAQAVALGGSTLRDYRDGSMSPGTAQTALEVYSRSGQPCTRCRRALRSMTVAQRTTTFCPTCQVR, from the coding sequence ATGCCCGAACTGCCGGAGGTTGAGCAGACGCGACGGTCCCTTGAGCCCCACCTGCTCGGCCGCACCATCGCCGCAGCGGAACTTCTGCGCCGGGACATGCTCATCCTCCCCAACGATCCCGCCGGCGGAAATGCCCGCCACCGAAGGACCGGTCGCGCGGCCCGCGCGGCTCCGGAGCACCTGCTCGAGTCGGCGACGATCTCCCAGATGCGGCGCCGCGGCAAGCAGCTCGCGATCGTGGCGGCGGACGGGCGGGTGCTGGTGGTGCAACTGGGGATGTCGGGCCAGTTCTTCGTGCTGCCGCGCGGGGAGGCTCCGACGGCAACCCACATCCACGCGCGGTGGGCAATCGCCGGCCGCTCCCGCAATCCGGCGCCACACCGCATCCTGGTCTTCCGCGATCCTCGCCGGTTCGGAGGTCTGCGGTTCTTTCCAACGACGGCGGCACTGGACGCTCATTGGGAGTCGCTGGGTCCCGATGCGCTCTCGATCAGCGCCTCCGACCTTGCCGGGGCGCTGTCGCGAGCGAGTCGCCCCACGAAGGCCGCGCTGCTGGACCAGGGGCTCATCGCCGGCGTCGGGAACATCTACGCGGACGAAGCCCTGTTCCGGTCCGGCATCCACCCGCTCGCGCGGGCCAGCCGCCTGAGAGCCCCGCGCATCGACGCCTTGGCCGAGGCGATCCGCGCCGTGCTGGCCCAGGCGGTCGCCCTGGGAGGTTCCACGTTGCGGGACTACCGGGATGGCTCGATGAGCCCCGGAACGGCCCAGACGGCCCTGGAGGTGTATTCCCGATCGGGCCAGCCGTGCACCCGGTGCCGCCGCGCCCTGCGGTCCATGACGGTGGCCCAACGAACCACGACCTTCTGCCCAACCTGCCAAGTCCGGTGA
- a CDS encoding TVP38/TMEM64 family protein has translation MPPPDPSSGPPTRNWLKALGPTAILGALWTASPAILGTMLLVYLGPISEWLRDLGEWGLAVYAAVFVVSAGVGFLPTYGQSFLGGWTFGFATGFPGAMVGFVGGSVIGHLIAKTVSRHKVLDLLESNPKAKAVRDALIGRGFWKTLGIVTLIRVPPNSPFALTNLVLASTGVGMVPYILGTAIGMAPRTAIAVYFAAIARSGGARDIAQLIEETPWWLTIAGIATFVIVLAVIARIANKAIEHVTITRPQAHAAAAPPIERPGQAA, from the coding sequence ATGCCTCCACCCGATCCGTCGTCCGGTCCCCCCACCCGCAACTGGCTCAAGGCCCTGGGCCCGACAGCCATTCTCGGTGCGCTCTGGACAGCCTCCCCCGCAATCCTCGGCACCATGCTGCTGGTCTACCTGGGGCCCATCTCCGAATGGCTCCGGGACCTGGGCGAGTGGGGCCTGGCGGTGTACGCCGCGGTCTTTGTCGTGTCCGCGGGGGTCGGGTTCCTCCCGACGTACGGCCAGTCGTTCCTCGGCGGGTGGACCTTCGGGTTCGCGACCGGGTTCCCCGGGGCGATGGTCGGGTTTGTCGGGGGATCCGTGATCGGCCACCTCATCGCCAAGACCGTCTCTCGCCACAAGGTGCTGGACCTGCTCGAGTCCAACCCCAAGGCCAAGGCCGTCCGTGACGCCCTCATCGGCCGGGGGTTCTGGAAGACCCTCGGGATCGTCACCCTCATCCGCGTCCCCCCCAACTCCCCCTTCGCCCTGACGAACCTCGTGCTGGCCTCGACCGGGGTGGGGATGGTGCCCTACATCCTCGGAACGGCCATCGGCATGGCGCCCCGCACGGCGATCGCCGTGTATTTCGCGGCTATTGCCCGGTCCGGCGGGGCCCGCGATATAGCCCAACTGATCGAGGAAACCCCGTGGTGGCTCACCATCGCGGGGATCGCCACGTTTGTCATCGTCCTCGCGGTGATCGCCCGGATTGCCAACAAGGCGATCGAACACGTCACCATCACGAGGCCGCAGGCGCACGCCGCGGCCGCTCCTCCGATCGAGCGGCCGGGCCAGGCCGCCTGA
- the gatC gene encoding Asp-tRNA(Asn)/Glu-tRNA(Gln) amidotransferase subunit GatC, giving the protein MSAEPRPATGPAEPLSIEQVRKIASLARLALSPAQAEEFRSTLSAVLAYAERLGALDLSGVEPMASPLDATSRPQADDPEPPLSGELAMRLSPESFGGFIKVPKVLGEGGGA; this is encoded by the coding sequence ATGTCCGCAGAACCACGACCAGCGACTGGCCCCGCCGAACCGCTCTCGATCGAACAGGTCCGCAAGATCGCTTCGCTCGCGCGTCTGGCCCTGAGCCCGGCACAGGCCGAGGAGTTCCGCTCGACGCTCTCCGCGGTGCTGGCCTATGCGGAGAGGCTGGGCGCCCTGGACCTCTCTGGCGTCGAGCCCATGGCCAGCCCGCTGGATGCAACCAGCCGCCCGCAGGCGGACGATCCCGAGCCACCGCTTTCGGGCGAGTTGGCCATGCGGCTGTCGCCGGAGTCCTTTGGCGGCTTCATCAAGGTGCCCAAGGTGCTCGGCGAAGGCGGCGGGGCGTAA
- a CDS encoding PDZ domain-containing protein: MDQGAWKMGVIGTAAAALVGWAGVDRAAAQPSAAPPTGRAVVDVRIAEVESGPDNGVWVFKSNGEDIRIESRDGTITKAERNGKEIPVDRVSRAGGGITIVDENGKVIFEMSAPPAPPTPPSAPAAIRVRPQVQAWRLGPGGANSLPGGADVWLGSAPAPAEPPAVMLGITMADPEYGLQRHCGVDAKSGGTMVNEVYKDLPAAKAGIHAYDVIVEVDGKSPATQDVVREMLRSKKPGDEIAVTVLHKCEPKAVTITLEAYDPKRLEAARQEQMRAAGVPLPSALGIGEDETVARSPLFALKGLSGDRLMQFDPAGNEEMVRRIQEQVLQALQRSGLNQETMKQLTERIQTTAPATRLAEVELKQVQERLARLEALLERMADQQDKAGQD; this comes from the coding sequence ATGGACCAGGGCGCGTGGAAGATGGGGGTGATCGGCACGGCGGCGGCGGCGCTCGTCGGGTGGGCGGGGGTGGATCGCGCGGCGGCGCAGCCGAGCGCGGCCCCGCCGACCGGCCGGGCGGTCGTCGATGTCCGGATCGCGGAAGTCGAGAGCGGGCCCGACAACGGCGTGTGGGTCTTCAAGAGCAACGGCGAGGACATCCGCATCGAATCCCGCGACGGCACGATCACCAAGGCCGAACGCAACGGGAAGGAGATCCCGGTGGACCGCGTCAGCCGGGCTGGCGGCGGCATCACGATCGTTGACGAGAACGGCAAGGTCATCTTCGAGATGAGCGCGCCGCCGGCGCCGCCCACCCCTCCCTCGGCGCCCGCCGCGATCCGTGTCCGCCCGCAGGTGCAGGCGTGGCGGCTTGGTCCCGGCGGGGCGAACAGCCTTCCGGGCGGGGCGGATGTGTGGCTGGGCTCGGCGCCCGCGCCGGCCGAGCCGCCGGCGGTCATGCTCGGCATCACCATGGCCGACCCGGAGTACGGGCTCCAGCGGCATTGCGGCGTGGACGCCAAGTCCGGCGGCACGATGGTGAACGAGGTCTACAAGGATCTCCCCGCCGCGAAGGCGGGCATCCACGCGTACGACGTGATCGTGGAAGTCGACGGCAAGTCGCCGGCGACGCAGGACGTGGTGCGGGAGATGCTCCGGTCCAAGAAGCCCGGGGACGAGATCGCGGTCACGGTGCTTCACAAGTGCGAGCCCAAGGCGGTCACCATCACGCTCGAGGCGTACGACCCCAAGCGGCTTGAGGCCGCGCGGCAGGAGCAGATGCGGGCCGCCGGCGTGCCCCTGCCGTCGGCGCTCGGCATCGGCGAGGACGAGACCGTCGCGCGGAGCCCGCTCTTTGCCCTCAAGGGCCTCAGTGGCGACCGGCTGATGCAGTTTGATCCCGCCGGGAACGAAGAGATGGTGCGGCGAATCCAGGAGCAGGTGCTCCAGGCGCTGCAGCGGAGCGGGCTGAACCAGGAGACGATGAAGCAACTGACGGAGCGGATTCAGACGACGGCGCCGGCGACCCGGCTCGCCGAGGTGGAACTCAAACAGGTGCAGGAGCGGCTGGCCCGTCTCGAGGCCCTGCTCGAACGAATGGCCGACCAGCAGGACAAGGCCGGGCAGGATTGA
- a CDS encoding nucleoside deaminase: protein MTPPPANPSDDRPDAPREVPSALDLEMMRRSLLLAARAAGLGEVPVGAVVYTSDGRVLGEGFNQRESLHDPAAHAEFLAIREACAALGDWRLNDCSLAVTLEPCCMCAGLIVNARVGRLLYGCADPKAGGVESLYRLTADPRLNHRVAPITGVLAAEASDLLKTFFKSLRSR, encoded by the coding sequence GTGACCCCGCCCCCTGCCAACCCGTCGGACGATCGGCCGGATGCGCCCCGCGAGGTCCCCTCGGCGCTGGATCTCGAGATGATGCGCCGCTCACTGCTCCTGGCCGCCCGTGCCGCGGGCCTTGGCGAGGTGCCGGTCGGCGCGGTCGTCTACACCAGCGACGGGCGCGTGCTCGGCGAGGGATTCAACCAGCGCGAGTCCCTCCATGACCCCGCCGCGCACGCCGAGTTCCTTGCCATCCGCGAGGCCTGCGCCGCGCTGGGCGACTGGCGGCTCAATGACTGCTCGCTTGCCGTGACGCTCGAACCCTGCTGCATGTGCGCCGGGCTGATCGTCAACGCCCGCGTCGGCCGGCTCCTCTACGGCTGCGCCGACCCCAAGGCCGGCGGCGTCGAATCCCTCTACCGCCTCACGGCGGACCCGCGGCTGAACCACCGCGTCGCGCCGATCACCGGTGTGCTGGCCGCCGAGGCCTCGGACCTGCTCAAGACGTTCTTCAAATCGCTGCGGTCCAGATAG
- a CDS encoding MBL fold metallo-hydrolase, whose protein sequence is MIPKPPPREGTLGFLYLPPYRVQGTSVAGEATCVAIPELDICFDMGCCPRAMLPSKYVAVTHGHMDHIGGLAYWCSQRHFQGMGAGNIICDKRIAPAIERMMQGYVELERQETPYALIPVEPGQEIEIKNNIRLRPFTVEHTVPAMGYSIIERRSKLKEEYLGLPQEKLRELKDRGEEITRVLEIPLLSYLGDTAPGPHLVREDVRKSQIVICECTFTERDHKERAKVGMHMHADDIAEWLRVLEAQYLVLIHLSRRTNLAEARKQLGQIVGMEKTKKVHLLMDYRANLERYAQQEIDAGVPPEQRVGAPGAKKGPPRRPPAGQGAGRPAPRR, encoded by the coding sequence ATGATTCCGAAGCCGCCGCCCCGCGAGGGGACTCTGGGCTTTTTGTACCTGCCCCCGTACCGCGTGCAGGGCACGAGCGTCGCCGGCGAGGCGACCTGTGTGGCGATTCCCGAGTTGGATATCTGCTTCGATATGGGCTGCTGCCCGCGCGCGATGCTGCCGAGCAAGTACGTCGCCGTGACGCACGGCCACATGGACCACATCGGCGGCCTTGCCTACTGGTGCTCGCAGCGGCACTTCCAGGGGATGGGGGCGGGCAACATCATCTGCGACAAGCGGATCGCGCCGGCGATCGAGCGGATGATGCAGGGCTACGTGGAGCTCGAGCGGCAGGAGACGCCGTACGCCCTGATCCCGGTCGAGCCCGGGCAGGAGATCGAGATCAAGAACAACATCCGCCTGCGGCCCTTCACCGTGGAGCACACTGTGCCCGCGATGGGGTACTCGATCATCGAGCGTCGCAGCAAGCTGAAGGAGGAGTACCTCGGCCTTCCGCAGGAAAAACTGCGTGAACTCAAGGACCGCGGCGAGGAGATCACCCGCGTCCTGGAGATCCCGCTGCTGTCGTACCTCGGCGATACGGCGCCGGGTCCGCACCTGGTACGCGAGGACGTGCGCAAGTCGCAGATCGTGATCTGTGAGTGCACGTTCACCGAGCGGGATCACAAGGAACGGGCCAAGGTCGGGATGCACATGCACGCCGACGACATCGCCGAGTGGCTGCGCGTCCTCGAGGCGCAGTACCTGGTGCTGATCCACCTGTCGCGGCGCACGAACTTGGCCGAGGCCCGCAAGCAGCTCGGGCAGATCGTGGGGATGGAGAAGACCAAGAAGGTCCACCTGCTGATGGACTACCGCGCCAACCTGGAGCGGTACGCGCAGCAGGAGATCGACGCGGGCGTTCCGCCGGAGCAGCGGGTCGGGGCTCCGGGCGCCAAGAAGGGACCGCCGCGGCGTCCGCCTGCGGGGCAGGGCGCGGGCCGGCCGGCTCCGCGCCGGTAG
- the dnaA gene encoding chromosomal replication initiator protein DnaA — MAIKGTEDRRHDGACGCARHRGGVERMIEQDRQTWRTMLQHLRATHPGLCRQWFEDLEPMGIERGMLRLRAHSGVHRDYLQRQCVEQFKEAAQAVSGRLLSVTFLGPDEEPEPTRAGAESAAAAAASTGTVSTAPSPAAVIEFAEVDDEDLYADGLVFNPDYTFENFVVGPGNRLAHAAAQAVAANPGRTYNPFFVHGDVGLGKTHLLQAVCLRIKEQRPQTKIYYTSCEAFMTQFVDAVQRGALARFHHKFRDVDVLVVDDIHFLAKRDRTQEEFFHTFNSLYQAHRQIVLSSDAPPEEIPDLEDRLVSRFKWGLVTNVDSPGYETRVEILKNKARLRGFELPEEVASYVAAKIDTNIRELEGAVVQIQMRATIDKQEIDLDLAKQALGEEPERSPERQVQIQMIINVVTEYYGVKTTDLQSKRRHRSVAQPRQVCMYLARRLTRYSLEEIGGYFGGRDHTTVMHAIKTVDERGVEDPEFATTLTMLEDRARTRH; from the coding sequence GTGGCCATCAAGGGAACGGAGGATCGGCGCCACGACGGCGCGTGCGGGTGCGCGCGTCATCGCGGCGGCGTCGAACGGATGATCGAGCAGGACCGACAAACCTGGCGCACGATGCTCCAGCACCTGCGCGCCACCCACCCCGGGCTGTGCAGGCAGTGGTTCGAGGACCTCGAGCCCATGGGTATCGAGCGGGGGATGCTCCGCCTGCGAGCCCACAGTGGTGTGCACCGCGACTACCTCCAGCGCCAGTGCGTTGAGCAGTTCAAGGAGGCCGCGCAGGCGGTGTCGGGCCGCCTCCTGTCGGTGACCTTCCTCGGCCCCGACGAGGAGCCCGAGCCCACCCGGGCCGGCGCGGAGAGCGCCGCCGCCGCGGCCGCCTCGACGGGAACGGTCTCGACGGCGCCCTCGCCCGCAGCGGTCATCGAGTTCGCCGAGGTGGATGACGAGGACCTGTACGCGGACGGGCTGGTCTTCAACCCCGACTACACGTTCGAGAACTTCGTCGTCGGGCCGGGCAACCGCTTGGCGCACGCCGCGGCACAGGCCGTCGCCGCGAACCCGGGCCGGACGTACAACCCGTTCTTCGTCCACGGCGACGTCGGGCTGGGCAAGACGCACCTGTTGCAGGCCGTGTGCCTGCGGATCAAGGAGCAGCGCCCGCAGACCAAGATCTACTACACCTCCTGCGAGGCGTTCATGACCCAGTTCGTGGACGCGGTGCAGCGCGGCGCCCTGGCCCGCTTCCACCACAAGTTCCGCGATGTCGATGTGCTCGTGGTGGACGACATCCACTTCCTGGCCAAGCGCGACCGCACGCAGGAGGAGTTCTTCCACACCTTCAACAGCCTGTACCAGGCGCACCGGCAGATCGTGCTCTCGTCCGATGCGCCGCCGGAAGAGATCCCCGACCTCGAGGACCGGCTCGTCAGCCGCTTCAAGTGGGGCCTGGTGACCAACGTGGACTCGCCGGGGTACGAGACCCGCGTTGAGATCCTCAAGAACAAGGCCCGCCTCCGCGGGTTCGAGCTGCCCGAGGAGGTCGCCTCCTACGTCGCGGCGAAGATCGACACCAACATCCGCGAACTCGAGGGTGCGGTCGTGCAGATCCAGATGCGGGCGACGATCGACAAGCAGGAGATCGACCTGGACCTCGCCAAGCAGGCCCTGGGCGAGGAGCCCGAGCGATCGCCCGAGCGCCAGGTGCAGATCCAGATGATCATCAACGTCGTCACCGAGTACTACGGCGTGAAGACGACCGATCTGCAGAGCAAGCGCCGCCACCGGAGCGTGGCCCAGCCCCGACAGGTGTGCATGTACCTCGCCCGGCGGCTCACGCGGTACTCGCTCGAGGAGATCGGCGGCTACTTCGGCGGCCGCGACCACACCACGGTCATGCACGCGATCAAGACCGTGGACGAGCGCGGCGTCGAGGACCCCGAGTTCGCCACCACCTTGACCATGCTGGAAGATCGCGCCCGCACCCGACACTGA
- a CDS encoding sigma-70 family RNA polymerase sigma factor, with protein MSDGQQVAAAPDRTGLGGWGSGWAAIDGEDAICAVWEQHRRWVAAVLLAHKPREADLEDLLQEVARLVVAKVGEVRDPGALKAWLRVVAISVAKTAARRKRPEQWWRRAAAHSAGGTMDEAPAPDRVAAAEEGRRLMVLARELPEGYREPLLMKCIRGMSYRQIGELMGLPETTIETRIARGRRMLRELADGRGVDQVERPLAGVPAKAR; from the coding sequence TTGAGCGACGGCCAGCAGGTGGCAGCAGCCCCGGACCGGACCGGGCTTGGGGGGTGGGGCTCCGGGTGGGCCGCGATCGACGGCGAGGACGCCATCTGCGCGGTCTGGGAGCAGCATCGGCGGTGGGTCGCGGCGGTGCTGCTGGCCCACAAGCCGCGGGAGGCGGACCTCGAGGATCTGTTGCAGGAAGTCGCCCGGCTGGTGGTGGCCAAGGTGGGGGAGGTTCGAGACCCGGGGGCCCTGAAGGCGTGGCTGCGTGTGGTGGCGATCAGCGTGGCCAAGACCGCCGCGCGTCGCAAGAGACCGGAGCAGTGGTGGCGCCGGGCGGCGGCGCACAGCGCCGGGGGCACGATGGACGAGGCGCCCGCCCCGGACCGCGTGGCGGCGGCCGAGGAGGGGCGGAGGCTGATGGTTCTGGCCCGCGAACTGCCCGAGGGGTACCGCGAGCCGTTGCTGATGAAGTGCATCCGTGGGATGAGTTACCGGCAGATCGGCGAGTTGATGGGCCTGCCCGAGACGACCATCGAGACGAGGATCGCCCGCGGGCGGCGGATGCTGAGGGAGTTGGCTGATGGAAGGGGAGTGGACCAGGTCGAACGGCCCCTGGCGGGCGTGCCGGCGAAGGCGAGGTGA
- a CDS encoding nuclear transport factor 2 family protein: protein MAKKKGKKKKAAPRTSAKKSAPKKKRGAKRSAARASSLAPKPVKTGRGATPMQIGRELVDSFNRGQIAINDKLWSPKIVSVEGLGVESAWHGRKAVDAKNAWWNEGHVIHGASAEGPYVGASGFAVKFRMDVEERATGTRQLIEEIGTYSVKDGKIVREEFMYFLA, encoded by the coding sequence ATGGCGAAGAAGAAGGGCAAGAAGAAGAAGGCCGCGCCGCGAACGTCCGCCAAGAAGTCGGCGCCGAAGAAGAAGCGGGGCGCCAAACGGTCGGCCGCACGGGCCTCGTCGCTGGCCCCCAAGCCCGTGAAGACCGGACGCGGCGCGACGCCGATGCAGATCGGTCGCGAGCTGGTCGACTCCTTCAACCGCGGCCAGATCGCCATCAACGACAAGTTGTGGTCGCCGAAGATCGTGTCGGTCGAGGGCCTGGGCGTCGAGTCGGCCTGGCACGGCCGCAAAGCGGTCGATGCGAAGAACGCGTGGTGGAACGAGGGCCATGTCATCCACGGCGCTTCGGCCGAGGGCCCCTACGTCGGCGCCTCGGGGTTCGCGGTGAAGTTCCGCATGGACGTCGAGGAACGGGCGACCGGGACTCGACAGTTGATCGAGGAGATCGGGACCTACTCGGTCAAGGACGGGAAGATCGTTCGCGAGGAGTTCATGTACTTCCTCGCATAA
- a CDS encoding preprotein translocase subunit TatC, whose protein sequence is MRESLTEALMPFTEHLDELRRRLIFGLVGLLPIFCISLFFGEQVLTWMIQPLLAAQAAAGLPPKLITTGALENFNTYLKISFVATLVVGGPWILYQAWRFISPGLYLNERRFVYILAPFSLVMSVAGVVFLFLAMLPIMLAFFVTFGMDIAPRHYDTAPPPQGVVLAQIPVLAADPPAPAVGQMWINSSLKCLRITLSIDAQGKPLIYELPLAQNTTIELNFRVAEYVALLLGMALAFAIAFQMPVVVLLLGWIGVLTPKWLSKYRRHAIFICAVVGAVVTPTGDPLSMMLLTVPLYGLYELGVLLLRVLPASRVGHLGAPPRGTEEQSPPPSAPGAGRPRVPTQAREPDDEP, encoded by the coding sequence ATGCGCGAATCGCTGACCGAAGCCCTCATGCCGTTCACCGAGCACCTCGACGAGCTGCGCCGTCGGCTCATCTTCGGTCTGGTCGGGCTGCTGCCGATTTTCTGCATCTCGCTGTTCTTCGGCGAGCAGGTCCTGACCTGGATGATCCAGCCCCTGCTCGCCGCCCAGGCCGCGGCGGGCCTGCCTCCGAAGCTGATCACGACCGGGGCGCTCGAGAACTTCAACACCTACCTGAAGATCTCGTTTGTGGCCACGCTGGTCGTCGGCGGGCCATGGATCCTGTACCAGGCGTGGAGGTTCATCTCGCCGGGGCTGTACCTCAACGAACGGCGGTTCGTGTACATCCTGGCCCCGTTCAGCCTGGTGATGAGCGTCGCGGGGGTGGTCTTTCTGTTCCTCGCGATGCTGCCGATCATGCTCGCGTTCTTCGTGACGTTCGGCATGGACATCGCGCCGCGCCACTACGACACCGCCCCGCCGCCCCAGGGCGTGGTGCTGGCGCAGATCCCGGTGCTCGCCGCCGATCCTCCCGCGCCCGCGGTGGGGCAGATGTGGATCAACTCCAGCCTCAAGTGCTTGCGGATCACGCTCTCGATCGACGCGCAGGGCAAGCCCCTCATCTACGAACTCCCCCTGGCGCAGAACACGACGATCGAACTCAACTTCCGCGTGGCCGAATATGTCGCGCTGCTGCTTGGCATGGCGCTGGCGTTTGCCATCGCGTTCCAGATGCCGGTGGTCGTGCTGCTGCTTGGATGGATCGGCGTCCTCACGCCCAAATGGCTCTCCAAGTATCGACGGCACGCGATCTTCATCTGCGCCGTCGTCGGCGCTGTGGTAACGCCAACGGGCGACCCGCTCTCGATGATGCTCCTGACCGTGCCGCTCTATGGGCTCTACGAGCTGGGGGTCCTGCTCCTCCGCGTGCTCCCGGCTTCGCGCGTCGGCCACCTCGGCGCTCCCCCCCGCGGAACAGAGGAGCAATCCCCGCCGCCATCCGCGCCCGGCGCCGGCCGTCCCCGTGTTCCCACGCAGGCCCGTGAACCCGACGACGAACCGTGA
- a CDS encoding MoxR family ATPase, which translates to MGDAISEGVGSGGGSNGSGAVAQVRGVHDRLKEQIHKVIVGQDEVVDQILLAMFCRGHTLVEGVPGLAKTLLISTIARTLSLGFSRIQFTPDLMPSDITGTEVIEEDKSTGTRELRFVKGPIFANVILADEINRTPPKTQAALLEAMQERQVTVGGTQHKLPEPFFVLATQNPIEQEGTYPLPEAQLDRFMFQVRIGYPNAVEEAEIVRRSTSGARGTPEAVLNAQDIARTQELVRATPVPDYVIRYALRLVRATRVGEPMEGGVARPKLVKDYVGWGAGPRASEYLVLAAKARALLESSRNGQSGPGVVVTPEHVQSIAKPVLRHRVLTNFNAEADQVTTDMIIDAMIKEVPIEGATAEEKRQMGAVMR; encoded by the coding sequence ATGGGCGACGCGATCAGCGAAGGGGTCGGTTCCGGCGGGGGCTCGAACGGGTCCGGCGCGGTCGCGCAGGTCCGCGGCGTGCACGACCGGCTCAAGGAGCAGATCCACAAGGTCATCGTCGGTCAGGACGAGGTCGTCGACCAGATCCTGCTGGCGATGTTCTGCCGCGGCCACACGCTGGTCGAAGGCGTGCCGGGGCTCGCCAAGACGCTGCTGATCTCGACGATCGCCCGGACGCTGAGCCTGGGCTTCAGCCGCATCCAGTTCACGCCGGACCTGATGCCCAGCGACATCACGGGCACCGAGGTGATCGAAGAGGACAAGAGCACGGGCACGCGCGAACTTCGGTTCGTGAAGGGCCCTATCTTCGCGAACGTCATCCTCGCCGACGAGATCAACCGCACGCCCCCCAAGACGCAGGCGGCGCTGCTGGAGGCGATGCAGGAGCGGCAGGTGACGGTGGGCGGGACCCAGCACAAGCTCCCGGAGCCGTTCTTCGTGCTCGCGACGCAGAACCCCATCGAGCAGGAGGGGACCTACCCGCTGCCCGAGGCCCAGTTGGACCGGTTCATGTTCCAGGTCCGCATCGGCTACCCCAACGCCGTCGAGGAGGCGGAGATCGTGCGGCGCTCGACCAGCGGCGCCCGCGGCACGCCGGAGGCGGTCCTCAACGCCCAGGACATCGCTCGGACGCAGGAACTGGTCCGCGCGACGCCCGTGCCGGACTACGTGATCCGTTACGCCCTCCGGCTGGTCCGCGCCACCAGGGTGGGCGAGCCGATGGAGGGCGGGGTCGCCCGTCCCAAGCTGGTCAAGGACTACGTGGGCTGGGGCGCCGGGCCGCGCGCCAGCGAGTACCTCGTGCTCGCGGCGAAGGCCAGGGCCCTGCTGGAATCCAGCCGCAACGGACAATCCGGTCCGGGTGTTGTGGTGACCCCGGAGCACGTGCAGTCGATCGCGAAGCCCGTGCTGAGGCACCGCGTCCTGACCAACTTCAATGCCGAGGCGGACCAGGTGACGACCGACATGATCATCGATGCGATGATCAAGGAAGTGCCGATCGAGGGCGCCACTGCGGAGGAGAAGCGGCAGATGGGGGCGGTGATGCGGTGA